In a single window of the Gemmatimonadota bacterium genome:
- a CDS encoding serine/threonine-protein kinase, whose amino-acid sequence MAQDPLVGQTIAGYTVQKAVGEGGTAQVYLAEHPERGRVALKVLRPRLATDPIAVKRFLREAEFGARVVHPNVVRTFDFGESGGVQYLALEWAEGEPLETFLGRSGKLSTAVAANMIQQLGAALTEAHRAGIIHRDLKPANIMYDPATQTARLLDFGIARDAELPQEERLTRAGFFVGTLQYVAPEALSGELVGEQADVYSLAVIAYQLLTEVTPFPGKNPRELFQQLLTQDPIQLNMAEKGLKFSPRLEEVVMKGLSRDLSKRWKTIRDFTAAFCDAATAEPEKKGFFGSLFSRN is encoded by the coding sequence ATGGCACAAGATCCCCTCGTCGGTCAGACGATTGCCGGCTACACCGTCCAGAAGGCGGTCGGTGAAGGCGGTACCGCCCAGGTTTATCTCGCTGAGCATCCGGAGCGCGGCAGGGTCGCGCTGAAGGTGCTTCGCCCCCGGCTTGCCACCGACCCGATCGCGGTCAAGCGCTTCCTGCGCGAGGCCGAATTCGGCGCCCGTGTGGTACACCCCAACGTGGTGCGCACCTTCGACTTCGGCGAATCCGGCGGGGTCCAGTACCTGGCCCTCGAATGGGCCGAGGGTGAGCCGCTGGAGACCTTCCTGGGACGGTCGGGGAAGCTCTCGACGGCGGTCGCCGCGAACATGATCCAGCAGCTGGGCGCGGCCCTCACCGAGGCGCATCGCGCCGGGATCATTCACCGCGACCTGAAGCCGGCGAACATCATGTACGACCCGGCAACCCAGACGGCCCGGCTGCTCGATTTCGGGATCGCGCGGGACGCCGAGTTGCCGCAGGAAGAGCGGCTCACGCGCGCCGGATTCTTCGTCGGAACCCTGCAATACGTGGCTCCCGAGGCGCTTTCGGGCGAGCTCGTGGGTGAGCAGGCCGACGTCTATTCGCTGGCCGTCATCGCTTACCAGCTTCTGACGGAAGTGACGCCGTTTCCGGGCAAGAACCCGCGCGAACTCTTCCAGCAGTTGCTGACCCAGGATCCGATCCAGCTCAACATGGCGGAGAAAGGCTTGAAGTTCTCGCCGCGACTTGAAGAGGTCGTGATGAAGGGATTGTCGCGCGATCTCAGCAAGCGCTGGAAGACGATCCGCGATTTCACGGCGGCGTTCTGTGACGCGGCCACGGCAGAGCCGGAGAAGAAGGGCTTCTTCGGTTCGCTCTTCAGCCGCAACTGA
- a CDS encoding histidine kinase yields the protein MSIAAIDPVIVPKRKGSRGRPLLVALVWLVVALVFTTQNYLGVVTRHEQPDWLIVAGFEFEYWLTFAVASPFFGSMARRFPIGQGETARSLVGHLVGGVCFALLQPVAADLLQAATARWASTTAADRFLAGMVARYPVLALIAWWKYVVIIGVYHAIHYHRTYREQEARAAQLKVQLASAQMNALRMQLQPHFLCNALNAVGALLVSTPERAHDMLAALGDMLRETMDAGTEAEVPITRELAFLDRYLGIERIRFEERLAVRYHLPESLEYALVPSLILQPLVENVIHHVVARRASPQTLTVRAIAEGALLHLEVEDDGPGLPVGWSFAGHARGGLRNVQARADVANSVPLPLTFSSGGRGLCVRLTLPLHYANEGVRL from the coding sequence ATGTCCATCGCCGCCATCGACCCCGTCATCGTCCCGAAGCGAAAGGGTTCACGCGGCCGGCCGTTGCTCGTGGCGCTGGTGTGGCTGGTCGTGGCACTGGTGTTCACCACGCAGAATTACCTCGGTGTCGTCACACGTCACGAGCAGCCTGATTGGCTGATCGTGGCCGGTTTCGAGTTCGAATACTGGCTGACTTTCGCTGTCGCGAGTCCGTTCTTCGGCTCGATGGCGCGGCGGTTTCCGATTGGACAGGGGGAGACCGCACGAAGTCTGGTGGGGCACCTGGTTGGCGGGGTGTGCTTCGCACTCCTGCAGCCCGTGGCGGCGGACCTCCTGCAGGCCGCCACTGCAAGATGGGCATCGACGACTGCCGCTGATCGGTTCCTCGCGGGAATGGTGGCGCGCTATCCCGTCCTCGCGCTCATCGCATGGTGGAAGTATGTCGTCATTATCGGAGTCTATCACGCCATCCACTATCATCGCACCTACCGCGAACAGGAGGCTCGCGCCGCGCAACTCAAGGTGCAGCTCGCGTCGGCGCAGATGAACGCCTTGCGAATGCAGCTGCAGCCACATTTCCTGTGTAACGCCCTGAATGCCGTGGGTGCCTTGCTCGTGAGCACTCCCGAGCGCGCCCACGACATGCTGGCCGCATTGGGAGACATGCTGCGCGAGACCATGGATGCCGGCACCGAAGCCGAAGTACCGATTACCCGCGAGTTGGCGTTTCTCGATCGTTACCTCGGCATCGAGCGGATTCGATTCGAGGAGCGACTCGCCGTGCGATACCACCTCCCGGAATCACTCGAATACGCGCTCGTGCCAAGCCTCATTCTGCAGCCACTGGTGGAGAATGTCATCCACCACGTCGTGGCCCGCCGGGCATCGCCACAGACGCTCACCGTTCGGGCAATCGCCGAAGGCGCGCTGCTCCATCTCGAGGTGGAAGACGACGGTCCGGGGTTGCCCGTGGGCTGGAGCTTTGCAGGCCATGCTCGGGGTGGGCTCAGGAATGTTCAGGCCCGGGCGGACGTGGCCAACTCCGTCCCGCTTCCGCTCACATTTTCTTCGGGCGGTCGCGGCCTCTGCGTACGCCTCACGCTACCGTTGCACTACGCGAATGAAGGCGTTCGGCTGTGA
- a CDS encoding GWxTD domain-containing protein, translating into MRLISLCRPRAARVVAAFLPLLAACTTWQRVGENPASSPEQQLTQLFNPAALYTRMGRFVSTDQLFYVGSIAFVPGRGDSTLAVIGLSLSNREFAFQRDGAGYTAKYRVEYQLTRPGVPTILLARDEAIRVASFQETLRTDESILLQQETLVAPGDYQLTVRVRDIGNTQIGTATQKVVAPRFAPGSITAPILAYQVRGRGSRNDSLTIVLNSRGSVAFGGDTLLVYLEGIGFKSRTTVPLEVRDERDTVIYRTNVVFDGVREIESQAVRITPDSAPLGQLEIVVGSGAAVQRNSAVVSFSQNWVVTNFDDLISLLRYFGQDRRLDAMRRAKAGDRASLWREFYRATDPNLQTPENEALDRYFGLVSLANQRFPGEGVPGWRTDRGEVFVSLGEPDEVLDQGLQQQGRYVRWTYNDLRLALVFQDVTGFGRFRLTPASRSDFERVRVRLQAQAPSTGP; encoded by the coding sequence ATGCGCCTCATATCTCTCTGCCGCCCTCGTGCGGCCCGCGTCGTAGCGGCGTTTCTCCCCCTCCTTGCCGCCTGTACCACCTGGCAGCGGGTGGGCGAAAATCCGGCGTCTTCTCCTGAGCAGCAGCTCACCCAGCTGTTCAATCCCGCCGCCCTCTATACCAGGATGGGCCGCTTCGTCTCCACCGACCAGCTCTTCTACGTCGGCTCGATCGCCTTCGTCCCGGGTCGCGGTGACTCGACGCTCGCTGTCATCGGCCTCTCGCTCTCGAACCGCGAGTTTGCCTTCCAGCGCGACGGCGCCGGCTACACCGCAAAGTACCGAGTCGAGTACCAACTCACGCGCCCCGGCGTACCAACCATCCTGCTCGCGCGGGATGAGGCGATCCGGGTGGCCTCCTTCCAGGAGACGCTCCGGACCGACGAAAGCATCCTCCTGCAGCAGGAGACGCTCGTCGCCCCCGGTGATTATCAACTCACGGTGCGGGTCCGCGACATCGGCAACACCCAGATCGGCACCGCGACCCAGAAGGTCGTTGCCCCTCGCTTCGCGCCCGGCTCGATCACCGCGCCGATTCTCGCCTATCAGGTCCGCGGCCGCGGCAGCCGCAACGACTCGCTCACCATTGTCCTCAACTCGCGCGGCTCCGTCGCCTTCGGTGGTGACACGCTGCTGGTCTACCTTGAGGGCATCGGTTTCAAGAGCCGCACCACGGTCCCCCTCGAAGTGCGCGACGAGCGTGATACCGTGATCTACAGGACCAACGTGGTCTTCGACGGGGTGCGGGAAATCGAGAGTCAGGCGGTCCGCATCACCCCCGACTCGGCTCCACTCGGTCAGCTCGAAATCGTCGTCGGCAGTGGGGCCGCCGTCCAGCGCAACTCGGCCGTCGTGTCGTTCTCGCAGAACTGGGTGGTCACCAACTTCGACGACCTCATCTCGCTGCTGCGCTATTTCGGACAGGATCGCCGACTCGATGCGATGCGTCGCGCCAAGGCCGGTGATCGCGCCTCGCTCTGGCGCGAGTTCTATCGCGCCACCGATCCGAACCTGCAGACGCCCGAAAACGAAGCGCTCGATCGCTACTTCGGCCTGGTTTCGCTCGCGAACCAGCGCTTCCCCGGCGAAGGCGTCCCCGGGTGGCGCACCGACCGCGGCGAAGTCTTTGTCTCCCTCGGCGAACCCGATGAAGTGCTCGATCAGGGGCTGCAGCAGCAGGGGCGCTACGTCAGGTGGACCTACAACGACCTGCGACTCGCCCTGGTCTTTCAGGATGTCACTGGGTTTGGTCGCTTCCGGCTGACCCCCGCCTCGCGCTCCGATTTCGAGCGGGTTCGCGTCCGCCTGCAGGCTCAGGCACCGTCCACCGGTCCCTGA
- the pyrE gene encoding orotate phosphoribosyltransferase, with translation MSADHTALVALLGERSVRFGDFTLASGAKSSYYIDCRLTTMSARGQILIGRLGLAAVRAAGWQPRSVGGLTMGADPVSYAIAAASAHDPTPLDAFSVRKEAKQHGTAKLIEGNFAAGDSVVVIEDVITSGGSALTAVAAVRAAGGNVLGVLAVVDREAGGREKIEAAGIVVVALISAAELGLG, from the coding sequence GTGAGCGCCGACCACACGGCGCTCGTCGCACTGCTGGGCGAGCGTTCGGTACGCTTCGGCGATTTCACACTCGCCAGTGGTGCCAAGTCCTCCTACTACATCGACTGCCGACTCACCACGATGTCCGCGCGTGGCCAGATTCTCATCGGCCGGCTCGGGCTCGCTGCGGTGCGTGCCGCGGGGTGGCAGCCGCGCAGCGTTGGCGGCCTGACGATGGGGGCCGATCCCGTGAGCTACGCGATTGCGGCCGCGAGCGCGCATGATCCGACACCACTCGATGCCTTCTCGGTGCGCAAGGAAGCCAAGCAGCACGGCACGGCCAAGCTGATCGAGGGGAACTTCGCCGCCGGCGACTCCGTGGTGGTGATCGAAGATGTGATCACCTCCGGCGGCTCGGCGCTCACTGCTGTCGCTGCGGTCCGTGCCGCGGGCGGCAACGTGCTCGGCGTACTCGCGGTTGTTGATCGCGAGGCCGGTGGACGGGAGAAGATCGAAGCAGCAGGAATCGTCGTCGTCGCGTTGATCTCGGCTGCGGAGCTGGGTCTGGGCTGA
- a CDS encoding LytTR family DNA-binding domain-containing protein, whose translation MTATSGTSRPYRALIVDDERLARVGLRAMLREHPEFVCVGEASSGPAAVIAIRTARPDIVFLDIDMPGQDGFRTLAGLEPSIRPAVVFVTAHRQFALDAFGVDAIDYLLKPVGRQRLAQTARRAVQFLQRAPASGRAAGTVRPGSSGGGSAERLPLRDGDRLLFISPSDVRWFEVEGNYLRAAVGQNILQVRSSLNAIIPQLGAGAFARISRSVLVNVAHVESVRPRHNGQFDLTMCGGGRLCSSRRYRAEVRKLLKRT comes from the coding sequence GTGACGGCAACCAGTGGTACCAGCCGACCGTATCGTGCCCTGATCGTGGATGACGAACGATTGGCCCGGGTGGGACTGCGCGCGATGCTTCGCGAACATCCCGAGTTCGTGTGCGTAGGGGAGGCGTCGAGCGGGCCGGCGGCGGTGATTGCCATCAGGACCGCCCGACCCGACATCGTCTTTCTCGACATCGATATGCCCGGGCAGGACGGCTTTCGGACGCTGGCGGGACTTGAGCCGTCCATCCGGCCCGCCGTGGTGTTTGTCACTGCGCATCGGCAGTTTGCGCTGGACGCGTTCGGTGTCGACGCCATCGATTACCTGCTCAAGCCCGTCGGTCGACAACGCCTCGCACAGACTGCTCGTCGCGCGGTGCAGTTTCTTCAGAGGGCCCCAGCCTCAGGCCGTGCCGCGGGCACCGTGCGACCTGGCAGCAGCGGGGGCGGATCGGCCGAGCGCCTTCCCCTCAGGGACGGTGATCGACTGCTGTTCATCAGTCCGTCGGATGTCCGGTGGTTTGAAGTGGAGGGCAACTACCTCCGCGCCGCCGTCGGCCAGAATATCCTGCAGGTACGCAGCTCCCTGAATGCCATTATCCCGCAGCTGGGAGCTGGTGCGTTCGCGCGAATCAGCCGATCGGTGCTGGTGAATGTCGCGCACGTCGAGAGCGTGCGCCCGCGTCACAATGGCCAGTTCGACCTGACGATGTGCGGCGGGGGCCGTCTCTGCTCGAGCCGACGGTACCGCGCGGAGGTGCGCAAGCTCCTGAAACGGACGTAG
- a CDS encoding helix-turn-helix domain-containing protein: MTVKPPPETGRNGPTTTDDARGDGQKRRTRAALLAAAAGLMAEGSVPTVAEVADAADVSRRTAYRYFPTQDQLLVEASLERLRPEVEAALAAALADNPKPLGDVAEAEARLDATVGVMHRLALENEPLLRTMIRLTAGRVGDEKPTRGYRRIEWLSAAVAPVKTRLGKSQFDRLVSALASCVGMDSLFLLQDVRGLSAPAAEKVTRWTARALLAASVHEADATK; encoded by the coding sequence ATGACTGTCAAGCCACCGCCGGAAACCGGTCGGAATGGTCCCACCACAACCGACGACGCTCGCGGCGATGGGCAGAAGCGCCGCACCCGTGCCGCGCTTCTGGCGGCCGCCGCCGGGCTGATGGCCGAAGGATCGGTGCCGACGGTCGCAGAGGTCGCCGACGCCGCTGACGTTTCCCGCCGTACCGCGTATCGCTACTTCCCGACGCAGGATCAGCTTCTGGTGGAGGCGTCGCTCGAGCGGCTGCGTCCCGAAGTGGAGGCCGCCCTCGCGGCCGCCCTCGCCGACAACCCGAAACCGCTGGGCGACGTAGCGGAGGCGGAGGCACGGCTCGACGCAACAGTGGGAGTGATGCACCGGTTGGCACTGGAGAACGAGCCGTTGCTGAGGACAATGATCCGGTTGACCGCTGGTCGTGTGGGAGATGAGAAGCCCACGCGGGGATACCGTCGGATCGAATGGCTCAGTGCTGCCGTGGCGCCGGTGAAGACGCGCCTGGGGAAATCACAGTTCGACCGCTTGGTCTCGGCGCTCGCTTCGTGTGTCGGAATGGATTCACTTTTTCTGCTTCAGGACGTGCGGGGTCTCTCCGCTCCGGCGGCAGAGAAAGTGACCCGCTGGACCGCACGGGCGCTGCTCGCGGCAAGTGTTCATGAGGCCGACGCAACGAAATGA
- a CDS encoding DUF5602 domain-containing protein → MACTVLAAIGVWAVGCSSDSTGSNAQLATTYGAAVALGSGSARAYQVTENGTPTEVGVALSEAALDGLPSAPQMGGYEYVLQLPTGNMTQYQTVGLNWNPTGHPPSTVYTLPHFDVHFYMIASAERGAIDPSDPAFAAKAAALPAAGYQASGYVADPPANVIPHMGLHWTDSNAGEFHNQPFTRTFIYGSWDGRFVFLEPMITRAYLLTHPDEVVPLGSPVQHAINGYYPAGYRVSWNAAAAEYRIALANLSK, encoded by the coding sequence TTGGCGTGCACGGTACTGGCGGCGATCGGTGTCTGGGCTGTCGGGTGTAGCAGCGACAGCACCGGGTCCAACGCCCAACTGGCAACCACGTACGGGGCGGCCGTGGCACTCGGCAGCGGGAGCGCCCGTGCCTATCAGGTGACCGAGAACGGGACCCCGACAGAGGTCGGCGTGGCGCTGAGCGAAGCGGCACTCGACGGGCTTCCGAGCGCACCACAGATGGGTGGATACGAGTACGTGCTGCAGCTGCCAACGGGGAACATGACCCAGTACCAGACGGTTGGGCTGAACTGGAATCCGACAGGGCATCCGCCTTCGACGGTTTATACCCTGCCACATTTTGATGTCCATTTCTACATGATCGCGTCCGCAGAGCGAGGCGCCATCGATCCGTCCGATCCAGCCTTTGCGGCCAAGGCGGCCGCGCTTCCCGCCGCCGGCTACCAGGCCTCAGGTTACGTCGCCGACCCACCTGCGAACGTCATCCCGCATATGGGGCTGCATTGGACCGATTCCAACGCAGGAGAATTCCACAACCAGCCATTCACTCGGACCTTCATCTACGGTTCGTGGGATGGCCGGTTCGTCTTCCTTGAGCCGATGATCACGCGCGCCTACCTCTTGACACACCCCGATGAAGTCGTGCCGCTGGGGAGCCCCGTCCAGCACGCAATCAACGGGTACTATCCCGCCGGATACCGGGTGAGCTGGAATGCGGCCGCGGCAGAGTACCGCATCGCGCTGGCCAATCTTTCGAAGTAA
- a CDS encoding MBL fold metallo-hydrolase, translating into MSRTAIVLGVLLLVRENPHLLAQRPTSLTASSSTHARAILDRGITAMGGMNVIQSVDDIHFSFSATIPEIGQSASPDASAYLRPLESEGIFDLANNRFYQVRETHYLGSGKRGSAVVTTPTAGFTVDLRANALYPFGATALATSKRTNQRTFPFLQLQAAASRGSTLRWLGRRAQGHDREDAITFSESDGSQTTLYFDTATGMLTAFEGLSDTFLDGSTTTETRFSDYRRVNGLQVPFHAVTRANGVVRADVRYHDIRFNEHPDARHFERPADATLGPEVGGARRPITITPIAKDVYYVDAVETGSIFFYSSMFVAFKDYVLVIEAPLNDGVSQAIIAKIKETVPGKPIRYLVPTHYHIDHSGGIRGYVAEGSTIVTPRGNLAFLQRLAAIAHPLSPDRLSLQPRGLSTEVFDTKRVFSDSDHVVELYNLRNSPHADDMVLAYLPRERIVFVSDLFLVSLVGRLGPAEPLTLFFDQKLRELNLHVETIVGGHGRMGTMDELRRSVSEATGVSTAP; encoded by the coding sequence GTGAGCAGAACCGCAATTGTCCTTGGCGTCCTGTTATTGGTACGTGAGAATCCGCACCTCTTGGCGCAGCGACCGACATCGCTGACGGCATCGTCCTCTACCCACGCTCGGGCCATCCTGGATCGCGGGATCACGGCAATGGGGGGGATGAACGTCATTCAGTCGGTCGACGATATCCATTTCAGCTTCAGTGCCACGATTCCGGAGATCGGGCAGAGCGCCTCCCCGGACGCTTCCGCCTACCTGCGTCCCCTGGAAAGCGAGGGAATCTTTGATCTCGCCAACAATCGATTCTACCAGGTGCGGGAGACACACTATCTGGGAAGCGGCAAGCGCGGCAGCGCGGTCGTGACGACCCCGACTGCCGGCTTTACCGTCGATCTGCGCGCGAACGCCCTCTACCCCTTTGGCGCCACTGCACTGGCTACCAGCAAGCGGACGAACCAGCGCACCTTTCCGTTCCTGCAGTTGCAGGCCGCGGCGAGCCGCGGCAGTACACTCCGATGGCTGGGTCGGAGGGCCCAGGGCCATGACCGGGAGGATGCCATCACGTTCTCCGAATCGGACGGCAGTCAAACCACGCTGTATTTCGATACCGCGACAGGAATGCTGACTGCCTTCGAGGGGCTGAGCGATACTTTTCTTGACGGATCGACGACGACCGAGACTCGCTTCTCGGACTATCGACGCGTGAACGGCCTGCAGGTTCCATTTCATGCGGTCACCCGTGCTAACGGCGTTGTCCGCGCCGACGTCCGCTATCACGATATCCGATTCAATGAGCATCCGGATGCACGCCACTTCGAACGACCGGCAGACGCCACGCTGGGCCCCGAGGTCGGGGGGGCGCGGCGACCAATCACCATCACACCGATCGCCAAGGATGTGTACTATGTCGATGCTGTCGAAACGGGCAGCATCTTTTTCTACAGTTCGATGTTCGTCGCGTTCAAGGACTACGTGCTGGTCATCGAGGCCCCGCTCAACGACGGCGTGTCGCAGGCGATCATTGCCAAGATCAAGGAAACCGTCCCGGGGAAGCCGATCCGGTATCTGGTGCCCACGCACTACCACATCGACCATTCAGGCGGCATCCGCGGCTATGTTGCCGAGGGCAGCACCATCGTGACCCCCCGAGGGAATCTCGCGTTCCTGCAACGACTCGCAGCGATCGCCCACCCCCTCAGTCCGGACCGGCTGTCACTCCAGCCACGAGGACTGTCAACCGAGGTGTTTGACACCAAGCGCGTGTTCAGCGACAGCGATCATGTCGTCGAGCTCTACAATCTCCGCAACTCGCCACATGCCGACGACATGGTCCTGGCGTACCTGCCCCGGGAACGGATCGTCTTCGTCAGCGACCTCTTCCTGGTAAGCCTGGTGGGCCGCCTAGGTCCGGCAGAGCCACTCACGCTGTTCTTCGACCAGAAGCTTCGCGAGCTGAACCTGCACGTCGAGACGATTGTCGGTGGACACGGCCGCATGGGTACCATGGACGAGCTCCGTCGCTCGGTCTCCGAGGCAACCGGCGTGTCGACAGCGCCCTGA
- the polA gene encoding DNA polymerase I: MPNHNPPQIFLIDGYAFIYRAFFALISRPLRTARGENTSAAWGVTNFLLRLREKYRPDYLVWVNDAGDSFRTLEYAEYKSTREKLDDELQADFDTAVERVRELLAAFRIPLIAVDGYEADDVIGTLARRAAQHGLQAVMVSGDKDFYQLIGPNVALLNPGRGGPAGVEEVWVNEANASERLGVPPHQVTDYLALVGDSSDNVPGVKGIGEKGAVQLLTEYGNIETLLEKAAEIPGKRAREALLVSNDVARLSKRLVTIQTDVPVELDFESVLAQRPDKSALARVFNELEFTSLMARVEKLDGDVVEAAIAAGSEVPVVESRPAGPALDVTIVRDPADLPALAARLRQAPLLAFDTETSSLEPHDAELIGCSFAISPTEVWYLPFGHRAPAKDLFGGNDAATDADGKASDPTEWQNLPAITSPACAPIAELLRDASVPKAGHNIKYDTQVMRRAGIEVGGIAYDSMLASFVLDPSRRSHGIDALALEFLGVSMTQYTDLTGKGKAQIPFAEVPISRAAAYCGADSATVLALHALFEPELERTSLRPLLDTIEMPLVPVLVDMEWAGIAIDVPRFAELGSALGHDLEVLEQEIQRAAGNKSININSPRQLAQVMYEEQGLPVLKKTKTGASTDAEVLEQLAEMGHELPKLILGYRELQKLKSTYVDVLPTKVNRETGRIHTSYNQVGASTGRLASTDPNLQNIPIRTPRGEAIRRAFIPARGCRFVVADYSQIELRLMAHLSGDPAFIEAFRAGADIHRQTAAIIFNVPLAEVTGEMRSRAKTINFGTIYGQGPFALSKQLGIPQDEAKRFIAEYFTRFSGVRAYLDKQVEIAREQGYVETLFGRRRYIPEINDRNFNVRSFGERLSQNTPLQGSAADLIKMAMVNIHHALPAAGLKSQLLLQVHDELVVEAPSEEADATARLVKEHMEGAAQLSVPLLVGIGIGENWVDAKS; the protein is encoded by the coding sequence ATGCCGAATCACAATCCCCCCCAGATCTTCCTGATCGATGGTTACGCCTTCATCTACCGGGCGTTCTTCGCATTGATCTCTCGCCCACTGCGCACGGCCCGAGGCGAAAACACCTCGGCGGCGTGGGGTGTCACCAACTTCCTGCTGCGGCTCCGCGAGAAGTATCGCCCCGACTATCTCGTCTGGGTGAACGACGCCGGTGATTCATTCCGCACCCTCGAGTACGCGGAGTACAAGTCGACCCGCGAAAAACTTGATGACGAGTTGCAGGCCGACTTCGACACCGCCGTCGAGCGCGTGCGTGAACTGCTCGCGGCCTTCCGCATCCCGCTGATCGCGGTCGACGGCTACGAAGCAGACGATGTGATCGGAACCCTGGCTCGCCGTGCGGCACAGCACGGGCTGCAGGCCGTGATGGTTTCAGGGGACAAGGACTTCTATCAGCTGATCGGCCCGAACGTGGCGCTACTCAATCCTGGCCGCGGCGGCCCGGCCGGCGTCGAGGAGGTGTGGGTCAACGAAGCCAACGCCTCGGAGCGGCTTGGTGTCCCGCCGCACCAGGTGACCGACTATCTCGCGCTCGTCGGCGATTCGTCGGACAACGTTCCCGGCGTGAAGGGAATCGGCGAAAAGGGCGCGGTACAGCTGCTCACCGAGTACGGCAACATCGAAACCTTGCTCGAGAAGGCCGCCGAGATCCCCGGCAAGCGCGCCCGTGAAGCGCTGCTGGTTTCCAATGATGTGGCTCGCCTCTCCAAGCGGCTGGTCACGATCCAGACTGACGTGCCGGTCGAGCTCGACTTCGAGAGTGTACTCGCGCAACGACCCGACAAGAGCGCGCTCGCGCGCGTCTTCAACGAACTCGAGTTCACGTCGCTGATGGCGCGGGTCGAGAAACTCGATGGCGACGTGGTCGAAGCGGCGATTGCCGCTGGCAGCGAAGTGCCAGTCGTGGAGTCGCGCCCCGCGGGTCCCGCGCTCGACGTCACGATCGTCCGCGACCCTGCCGATCTCCCGGCCCTTGCTGCACGGCTGCGTCAGGCACCGTTGCTGGCATTCGACACCGAGACGTCGTCGCTCGAACCCCACGACGCTGAATTGATCGGCTGTTCCTTCGCCATCTCCCCGACGGAAGTGTGGTATCTGCCGTTCGGGCATCGTGCACCCGCCAAGGATCTCTTCGGCGGCAACGACGCTGCCACCGATGCCGATGGCAAGGCAAGCGACCCGACCGAGTGGCAGAACCTTCCCGCGATCACGTCACCGGCGTGCGCACCAATTGCCGAGCTGTTGCGCGATGCGAGCGTGCCCAAGGCCGGTCACAACATCAAGTACGACACCCAGGTGATGCGGCGCGCAGGCATTGAAGTTGGCGGGATCGCCTACGACTCCATGCTCGCCTCGTTCGTGCTCGATCCATCGCGCCGATCCCACGGCATCGATGCGCTTGCGCTCGAGTTTCTCGGCGTATCAATGACCCAGTACACCGATCTCACGGGCAAGGGCAAGGCACAAATTCCCTTCGCGGAAGTCCCGATCTCCCGTGCCGCCGCCTACTGCGGCGCCGACAGCGCCACCGTGCTGGCACTGCACGCGCTCTTCGAGCCGGAGCTCGAACGCACCTCGCTCCGGCCGCTGCTTGATACCATCGAGATGCCGCTCGTCCCGGTGCTGGTCGATATGGAATGGGCCGGCATCGCCATCGACGTGCCACGATTCGCTGAACTCGGCTCGGCGCTCGGCCACGATCTCGAAGTGCTCGAGCAGGAGATCCAGCGTGCCGCCGGCAACAAGTCGATCAACATCAATTCGCCGCGCCAGCTCGCGCAGGTGATGTACGAAGAGCAGGGGCTGCCGGTACTCAAGAAGACCAAGACCGGCGCCTCGACTGATGCCGAGGTTCTTGAGCAGCTCGCCGAGATGGGACACGAATTGCCGAAGCTGATTCTCGGCTATCGCGAACTGCAGAAGCTCAAGAGCACGTATGTCGATGTACTGCCGACCAAGGTCAACCGGGAAACCGGCCGGATCCACACGTCGTACAATCAGGTGGGCGCGTCCACCGGTCGGCTTGCGTCAACCGACCCCAACCTGCAGAACATCCCGATCCGCACGCCGCGCGGCGAAGCGATTCGGCGGGCCTTCATTCCCGCCCGGGGATGTCGCTTCGTGGTGGCCGACTATTCGCAGATCGAGTTGCGGCTGATGGCCCATCTCTCCGGTGATCCGGCGTTCATCGAGGCATTCCGCGCCGGCGCCGACATCCATCGGCAGACGGCGGCGATCATCTTCAACGTCCCCCTCGCCGAGGTCACGGGCGAGATGCGATCGCGGGCCAAGACGATCAACTTCGGAACCATCTACGGGCAGGGACCCTTCGCGCTCTCGAAGCAGCTCGGGATCCCGCAGGACGAAGCCAAGCGATTCATCGCCGAGTATTTCACCCGCTTCTCCGGCGTGCGCGCCTATCTCGACAAGCAAGTCGAGATCGCTCGCGAGCAGGGCTATGTCGAGACCCTGTTCGGACGCCGGCGCTACATCCCGGAGATCAACGACCGCAATTTCAATGTGCGCTCGTTCGGCGAGCGGCTCTCGCAGAACACGCCGCTGCAAGGCTCGGCCGCCGACCTGATCAAGATGGCGATGGTGAACATTCATCACGCGCTTCCCGCCGCCGGGCTCAAGAGCCAGCTCCTGCTGCAGGTGCACGACGAACTGGTGGTGGAGGCGCCGAGCGAGGAGGCCGATGCGACCGCACGCCTCGTCAAGGAGCACATGGAAGGCGCCGCCCAGTTGAGCGTGCCGTTGCTGGTCGGGATCGGGATCGGGGAGAACTGGGTCGACGCAAAGAGCTAG